One Sphingomonas sp. OV641 genomic window carries:
- a CDS encoding DHH family phosphoesterase has protein sequence MICRLASASDPRSAAREAFAAALASVDPDGTIAILSHFDADGLAAAAVLARALERAGRRHEVHLTGKGETPWDPAVAARLSAGDPAWLIVADLGTRAEPVLPGCATVIIDHHVPTGEPADAITISGNGLSPEPTSALLAWWAAGALGDVDDLLWLAAIGLIGDMEQGRDFIELQQAQARWGKTALRDAVSLINAPRRTAAADAGPALRLLLRADGPKAITKGTDADAEALRLAKAEVRAAMDEGKRQPPLVVGDVALIALDTPCQIHPLVAQQWRGRLKDKIVIAANRGYRPGWVHFAARSATGRNLIDFLADHRPANADGRYGNGHAQATGGALTLADWNSFVRGLGIPQAQVLS, from the coding sequence ATGATCTGCCGGCTCGCATCTGCTTCGGACCCGCGCAGCGCGGCGCGGGAGGCGTTTGCGGCGGCACTTGCCAGCGTCGACCCTGACGGCACGATCGCGATCCTATCCCACTTCGATGCGGATGGCCTGGCCGCCGCCGCCGTGCTCGCGCGGGCGCTGGAGCGCGCTGGCCGGCGCCATGAAGTGCATCTCACCGGAAAGGGCGAGACGCCCTGGGATCCTGCGGTGGCAGCGCGGCTTTCCGCCGGCGACCCCGCCTGGCTGATCGTCGCGGATCTGGGCACGCGCGCAGAGCCGGTGCTGCCCGGCTGTGCCACGGTGATCATCGACCATCATGTGCCGACCGGCGAGCCGGCGGACGCGATTACCATCAGCGGCAACGGCCTCTCGCCCGAGCCGACCAGCGCGCTGCTGGCATGGTGGGCGGCCGGCGCGCTGGGCGATGTGGACGACCTGCTCTGGCTGGCGGCGATCGGCCTGATCGGCGACATGGAGCAGGGCCGCGACTTTATCGAGCTGCAACAGGCGCAGGCGCGCTGGGGCAAGACGGCGCTGCGCGATGCCGTGTCGCTGATCAACGCGCCGCGCCGCACCGCGGCGGCGGATGCCGGGCCGGCCCTGCGCCTGCTGCTGCGCGCGGATGGGCCAAAGGCGATCACCAAGGGAACGGACGCCGATGCCGAGGCACTGCGGCTGGCAAAGGCAGAGGTCCGTGCCGCCATGGACGAAGGTAAGCGCCAGCCGCCGCTGGTGGTGGGCGATGTGGCGCTGATCGCGCTCGACACGCCGTGCCAGATCCATCCCCTGGTGGCGCAGCAATGGCGCGGGCGGTTGAAGGACAAGATCGTCATCGCCGCCAATCGCGGTTATCGGCCCGGCTGGGTCCATTTCGCCGCGCGATCAGCCACCGGGCGCAACCTCATCGATTTTCTCGCCGACCATCGGCCCGCCAACGCGGACGGCCGGTACGGCAATGGTCATGCGCAAGCCACGGGTGGCGCCCTGACGCTGGCCGACTGGAACAGCTTCGTGCGCGGGCTCGGCATTCCTCAGGCACAGGTGCTTTCATGA
- a CDS encoding FAD:protein FMN transferase, whose amino-acid sequence MAAPDRPVGQPRLLVPDIDPTALVGWSPDLAMVELGGATMGTRWRTLFAAPPALDLVSLNHAVERRLEQLVGEMSHWAPDSVISRFNRDAPGSWATLPPDFAAVIAAALQVAEASGGAFDPAIGQLADLWGYGSAPVSRLPDEQAVAAALECGGWRSLSFDPAARRLRRGRDVRLDLSGIAKGYAVDCLSALLLAHGVGHSLVEIGGEFVGRGMRPDGDPWWVDLEAPGALAAPLRLALHQLAVATSGDYVRGRHTIDPRSGQPVAHALSISVVHRSAIFADAWATALGVAGPDEMHRLAEAHDLAVRALIRRQDGITEWFSPALSRMLVD is encoded by the coding sequence ATGGCTGCCCCCGACAGGCCGGTTGGGCAGCCAAGGCTGCTGGTACCGGACATCGACCCCACCGCGCTCGTCGGGTGGAGCCCCGACCTCGCCATGGTCGAGCTTGGCGGCGCCACCATGGGTACGCGCTGGCGGACGCTGTTCGCCGCGCCCCCGGCCCTGGATCTCGTCAGCCTGAACCATGCCGTTGAACGGCGGCTGGAACAGCTGGTCGGCGAGATGAGCCACTGGGCGCCGGATTCGGTGATCAGCCGGTTCAATCGCGACGCGCCCGGAAGCTGGGCGACGCTGCCGCCCGACTTCGCGGCCGTGATCGCGGCGGCGCTGCAGGTGGCTGAAGCTTCCGGCGGCGCGTTCGACCCCGCGATCGGTCAGCTCGCCGACCTGTGGGGATATGGGTCAGCGCCCGTCTCCCGTCTTCCCGACGAGCAGGCAGTGGCCGCTGCGCTTGAATGCGGCGGATGGCGTTCCCTGTCCTTTGACCCGGCAGCGCGGCGCCTGCGGCGTGGCCGTGACGTGCGGCTCGATCTGTCCGGTATCGCCAAGGGCTATGCGGTGGATTGCCTGTCCGCCCTGCTGCTGGCGCATGGCGTCGGGCACAGCCTGGTCGAGATCGGCGGCGAGTTCGTCGGGCGAGGGATGCGGCCGGACGGGGACCCGTGGTGGGTGGATCTGGAGGCGCCGGGCGCACTTGCGGCGCCGCTGCGGCTGGCGCTGCACCAGCTGGCGGTCGCCACCTCGGGCGATTACGTGCGCGGCCGACACACGATCGATCCGCGTAGCGGCCAGCCGGTGGCGCATGCCCTGTCGATCAGTGTCGTCCATCGTTCAGCGATCTTCGCCGATGCCTGGGCCACGGCCCTGGGGGTGGCCGGACCGGACGAGATGCACCGGCTGGCGGAGGCGCATGATCTGGCCGTGCGTGCGCTGATCCGGCGGCAGGACGGCATCACCGAATGGTTCAGTCCGGCCCTGTCGCGCATGCTGGTGGACTGA
- a CDS encoding DUF4198 domain-containing protein, whose protein sequence is MRLKTILLAAVGAATLAAPALAHRQWLLPSTTTLSDTNQYVTVDAAVSNDLFYPDHVAMRPEQVKVWAPDGSPGAIENAASGRHRTTFDVKVDKPGTWKIGTEMSSVMGSFQLNGETWRVGGRRGPPQAAGAPRAQSVATPAEIPAGATDVKLTEVSSRNAIYVTAGGPSDGVFKATGKGLEMQPITHPSALVSDEEAQFRFLIDGQPAAGVAVTVVPGSKKFRESEAVQELTTGADGVLRVKWPLAGMYWMSATKTDANASTPRATERRMTFTTTLEVPAP, encoded by the coding sequence ATGCGCCTGAAGACCATCCTGCTCGCCGCCGTGGGTGCGGCCACGCTCGCCGCTCCCGCCCTGGCGCACCGCCAGTGGCTGCTGCCGTCCACCACCACATTGTCCGACACCAACCAATATGTGACGGTGGACGCCGCGGTGTCGAACGACCTCTTCTACCCGGACCATGTCGCCATGCGGCCCGAGCAGGTGAAGGTGTGGGCGCCGGACGGCAGCCCGGGCGCGATCGAGAATGCAGCGTCGGGGCGGCATCGCACGACCTTCGACGTAAAGGTCGACAAGCCGGGAACGTGGAAGATCGGCACCGAAATGTCGTCGGTCATGGGCAGTTTCCAGCTGAATGGCGAAACGTGGCGTGTCGGCGGCCGGCGCGGTCCGCCGCAGGCGGCGGGCGCACCGCGCGCGCAGAGCGTGGCCACGCCGGCGGAAATTCCGGCCGGCGCGACGGACGTGAAGCTCACTGAAGTCAGCAGCCGCAATGCCATTTATGTCACGGCGGGCGGCCCCAGCGACGGCGTCTTCAAGGCGACGGGCAAGGGGCTGGAGATGCAGCCGATCACCCACCCCAGCGCGCTGGTGTCGGATGAGGAGGCGCAGTTCCGCTTCCTGATCGACGGACAGCCTGCCGCCGGTGTTGCCGTGACGGTGGTACCGGGATCGAAGAAGTTCCGGGAAAGCGAGGCGGTGCAGGAGCTTACCACGGGCGCCGACGGCGTGCTGCGCGTCAAATGGCCGCTTGCGGGCATGTATTGGATGAGCGCCACCAAGACGGACGCCAACGCCAGCACGCCGCGCGCGACCGAGCGCCGCATGACCTTCACCACCACGCTTGAGGTGCCGGCACCCTGA
- a CDS encoding DUF2271 domain-containing protein has product MRPAYLLLAGAVSAPAAAQTVSVTVPRLKVAEYHRPYVAGWLEPAAGGPARTVFVWYDVKKGGAEPGTKWLADLRSWWRKGGRTMKLPADGVSGATRAPGTYQIPLPKGLTAGQYVLNVEAARETGGRELVRVPITVPGKGGTAAGSTELGSVTVR; this is encoded by the coding sequence ATGCGCCCAGCCTATCTGCTTCTTGCCGGCGCGGTCAGCGCGCCTGCCGCCGCCCAGACCGTCAGCGTGACGGTGCCGCGGCTGAAAGTCGCCGAATATCACCGCCCCTATGTCGCCGGCTGGCTGGAACCGGCCGCGGGTGGCCCGGCGCGCACCGTGTTTGTCTGGTATGACGTCAAGAAGGGCGGGGCGGAGCCGGGCACCAAGTGGCTGGCCGATCTGCGCAGCTGGTGGCGCAAGGGCGGGCGCACGATGAAGCTGCCGGCCGATGGCGTCAGCGGCGCGACCCGGGCGCCGGGCACCTATCAGATCCCGCTGCCCAAGGGGCTCACCGCCGGCCAATATGTGCTGAACGTCGAGGCGGCGCGCGAGACCGGCGGCCGAGAGCTGGTGCGGGTGCCGATCACCGTGCCCGGCAAAGGCGGCACCGCCGCCGGCAGCACCGAGCTTGGCTCCGTCACCGTTCGTTGA
- a CDS encoding PepSY-associated TM helix domain-containing protein, translating to MDRPKKKKKISAFWLKQLHSWHWISAAVSLAGMFLFAITGITLNHAATIGAEPQVTRAEATLPPPGLADLRGDHPANAPLPDTVSRAVTAAVALDPAGRAGEWTDEEVYVAMPGPGRDSWVSIDRESGAITAETTWRGWISYLNDLHKGRNTGDAWFWFIDLFAVACIIFTLTGLLLLQLHARHRPSTWPLVATSVLVPLLLALFLIH from the coding sequence ATGGATAGACCCAAGAAGAAAAAGAAGATCAGCGCCTTCTGGCTGAAGCAATTGCACAGCTGGCACTGGATCAGCGCGGCGGTGTCGCTTGCCGGCATGTTTCTCTTCGCGATCACCGGCATCACGCTGAACCATGCGGCGACGATCGGAGCGGAGCCGCAGGTCACGCGCGCCGAAGCAACGCTGCCGCCGCCCGGCCTTGCGGATCTGCGCGGGGATCACCCGGCGAATGCGCCGCTGCCCGATACCGTTTCCCGCGCGGTCACCGCCGCGGTTGCGCTTGATCCGGCCGGGCGTGCAGGGGAATGGACCGACGAGGAGGTCTATGTCGCCATGCCCGGACCGGGCCGCGACAGCTGGGTCAGCATCGACCGGGAAAGCGGCGCGATCACCGCGGAGACGACGTGGCGCGGATGGATCTCCTACCTCAACGATCTCCACAAGGGCCGCAACACCGGCGATGCCTGGTTCTGGTTCATCGATCTGTTCGCGGTCGCCTGCATCATCTTCACGCTGACGGGCCTGCTGCTCCTGCAGCTTCATGCCCGGCATCGTCCGTCCACCTGGCCGCTGGTCGCCACGAGCGTGCTCGTGCCGTTGCTGCTGGCCCTGTTCCTGATCCATTGA
- the ppc gene encoding phosphoenolpyruvate carboxylase, with protein MSALPSITNNDDIRYLGRVLGDVIRALGGERLFAATEAIRSASVERHRGAGIAVDHHLEALSLDETLDFVRGFMLFSMLANLAEDRQGITAEEGADVASALDRLAGEGVDRHAVLALLDHALIAPVLTAHPTEVRRKSMIDHRNRIAELMALRDTGVEETPEGDRIDEAIVRQVALLWQTRVLRRERLYVTDEVETALSYLRDVFLPVIPALYQRWDRAMGRRLPNFLKPGSWIGGDRDGNPFVTAESLKVALAKAAGAVIGFYLDQLHALGAELSISAYHAPVDDAVIALAEASGDDAESRSDEPYRRALSGIYARLAATYRKLVGARPPRPAAREAEPYSNPTAFRADLLAMGHALAEAGGGLLASGGVIGRLIRAVEVFGFHLATLDLRQNSAVHERVVGELLARAGVCDDYAALDEDARVSLLNRELATARPLASRFITYSEETAKELAIVAAAAEAHATYGNACIRQYIVSMCTSVSDLLEVHLLLKEVGLYVPGDPPQAHVMAVPLFETIGDLEAAPGIMKAWFALPEVAAIARARGHQEVMIGYSDSNKDGGYLTSTWQLSKASTALKPVFEAAGVGMQLFHGRGGAVGRGGGSSFAAIRAQPPGTVQGRIRITEQGEVIAGKYGTRESAITNLEAMASATLLASLSPAPLSNAENESFAGAMDRLSDTAFHAYRDLVYGTEGFNTFFRQMTPIAEISELKIGSRPASRKKSAKIEDLRAIPWVFSWSQARVMLPGWYGVGQAIAAFEDKALLAEMAEGWPLFAATLANMEMVLAKSDMGIAERYASLIEDEKLGQRIFSRLRDDWQMTHDALLEVTGQSRLLEKHPALDASIRLRLPYIEPLNLLQIELMRRHRAGEDDARIAEGILLSINAIATALRNSG; from the coding sequence ATGAGCGCGCTTCCGTCGATCACCAACAATGATGACATCCGCTATCTCGGGCGCGTCCTGGGGGATGTGATCCGGGCCCTGGGCGGGGAGCGACTGTTCGCCGCGACCGAGGCGATCCGATCGGCGTCGGTGGAGCGGCATCGCGGTGCCGGGATCGCAGTGGATCACCATCTGGAGGCCTTGTCGCTCGACGAGACGCTCGATTTCGTCCGTGGCTTCATGTTGTTCTCCATGCTGGCGAACCTTGCCGAGGATCGGCAGGGCATCACGGCGGAGGAGGGGGCGGATGTCGCCTCCGCGCTTGATCGGCTGGCGGGAGAAGGGGTCGACCGCCATGCGGTGCTGGCGCTGCTCGACCATGCGCTGATCGCGCCGGTGCTGACCGCGCACCCCACCGAGGTGCGGCGCAAGAGCATGATCGACCATCGCAACCGGATCGCGGAGCTGATGGCGCTGCGCGATACGGGCGTGGAGGAAACGCCGGAAGGCGATCGTATCGACGAGGCGATCGTGCGCCAGGTGGCGTTGCTGTGGCAGACTCGCGTGCTGCGCCGCGAGCGGCTGTACGTGACGGACGAGGTGGAAACCGCGCTCAGCTACCTGCGCGACGTGTTCCTGCCCGTCATTCCGGCGCTGTACCAGCGGTGGGACCGCGCAATGGGGCGGCGCCTGCCGAACTTCCTCAAGCCCGGAAGCTGGATCGGCGGCGACCGCGACGGCAACCCCTTCGTTACCGCCGAATCGCTGAAGGTGGCGCTCGCCAAGGCCGCTGGCGCGGTGATCGGCTTCTACCTCGATCAGCTGCACGCATTGGGCGCGGAACTGTCGATCTCCGCCTATCACGCACCCGTGGACGATGCGGTGATCGCGCTGGCCGAGGCGAGCGGCGACGATGCGGAAAGCCGCAGCGATGAGCCTTACCGCCGCGCCTTGTCCGGGATCTATGCCCGGCTCGCCGCCACGTACCGGAAGCTGGTGGGCGCCCGTCCGCCCCGGCCGGCGGCGCGCGAGGCGGAGCCTTATTCCAACCCGACCGCCTTTCGCGCCGATCTGCTCGCCATGGGCCATGCGCTGGCCGAGGCGGGCGGCGGGCTGCTGGCGAGCGGGGGCGTGATCGGTCGCCTGATCCGCGCGGTGGAGGTGTTCGGCTTTCACCTCGCCACGCTCGATCTGCGGCAGAACAGCGCCGTCCACGAACGGGTAGTGGGCGAATTGCTGGCGCGGGCCGGCGTGTGCGACGATTATGCCGCGCTGGACGAGGACGCGCGCGTGTCGCTGCTCAACCGGGAGCTTGCAACCGCGCGGCCGCTGGCCAGCCGCTTCATCACCTATTCCGAAGAGACCGCCAAGGAACTGGCGATCGTCGCCGCGGCGGCCGAGGCGCATGCCACTTACGGCAACGCCTGCATCCGCCAGTATATCGTGTCCATGTGCACCTCGGTCAGCGATTTGCTGGAGGTGCATCTGCTGCTGAAGGAAGTGGGCCTGTACGTGCCCGGCGATCCGCCGCAGGCGCATGTGATGGCGGTGCCCTTGTTCGAGACGATCGGCGACTTGGAAGCAGCGCCGGGCATCATGAAAGCCTGGTTCGCGCTGCCCGAAGTGGCGGCGATCGCGCGGGCGCGCGGGCATCAGGAAGTGATGATCGGCTATTCCGATTCCAACAAGGACGGCGGCTATCTCACCTCCACCTGGCAGCTTTCCAAGGCGTCCACCGCGCTGAAGCCGGTGTTCGAGGCCGCGGGCGTCGGCATGCAGCTGTTCCACGGCCGAGGCGGCGCGGTCGGGCGAGGCGGTGGCTCCAGCTTCGCCGCGATCCGCGCACAGCCGCCCGGCACGGTGCAGGGCCGGATCCGCATCACCGAGCAGGGCGAGGTGATCGCCGGCAAATATGGCACGCGGGAAAGCGCGATCACCAACCTGGAGGCGATGGCCTCGGCCACGTTGCTCGCCAGCCTGTCGCCTGCGCCGCTTTCCAACGCGGAGAACGAAAGTTTCGCGGGTGCGATGGACCGGCTGTCCGATACGGCCTTCCACGCCTATCGCGATCTTGTTTACGGCACCGAAGGCTTCAACACCTTCTTCCGCCAAATGACGCCGATTGCGGAAATCTCCGAACTCAAGATCGGAAGCCGCCCCGCCAGCCGCAAGAAATCCGCCAAGATCGAGGACCTGCGCGCCATTCCTTGGGTGTTCAGCTGGTCACAGGCGCGGGTGATGCTGCCCGGCTGGTATGGCGTCGGCCAGGCCATCGCCGCGTTCGAGGACAAGGCGCTGCTGGCGGAAATGGCCGAGGGCTGGCCATTGTTCGCCGCCACGCTCGCCAACATGGAAATGGTGCTCGCCAAATCCGACATGGGCATTGCCGAGCGGTATGCCAGCCTGATCGAAGACGAGAAGCTTGGGCAGCGCATCTTCTCCCGCCTGCGCGACGATTGGCAGATGACGCATGACGCGCTGCTGGAAGTGACGGGACAATCGCGGTTGCTGGAAAAGCATCCGGCGCTGGACGCCTCCATCCGCCTCCGCCTGCCCTATATCGAGCCGCTCAACCTGCTGCAGATCGAACTGATGCGGCGACACCGCGCCGGTGAGGATGACGCGCGCATCGCGGAGGGCATCCTGCTGTCGATCAACGCCATCGCAACTGCGCTGCGCAACTCGGGCTGA
- a CDS encoding HNH endonuclease, with protein sequence MFHPDLIRHPDACPTLVLNADYTPLSYYPLSIWPWQTAVKAVFLDRVDIVAHYEREVRSPTQAIRLPSVIALKQYVKPSQFPAFTRFNLFLRDRFACQYCGTHVRDLTFDHVVPRAQGGRTTWENVVTSCSPCNLRKGGRTPKQAGMPLHIEPIRPTSWHLQEHGRSFPPNYLHETWHDWLYWDVELEA encoded by the coding sequence TTGTTCCATCCCGATCTGATCCGCCATCCGGACGCGTGCCCGACGCTCGTTCTGAACGCCGACTATACGCCTTTGTCTTATTATCCGCTCAGCATCTGGCCATGGCAAACGGCGGTCAAGGCGGTGTTTCTCGACCGCGTCGATATTGTCGCTCATTATGAGCGAGAGGTGAGAAGTCCCACCCAGGCGATCCGATTGCCATCGGTGATCGCGCTGAAACAATATGTGAAGCCGTCGCAATTCCCGGCCTTCACCCGATTCAACCTGTTCCTGCGCGACCGCTTCGCCTGTCAATATTGCGGCACCCATGTGCGCGACCTGACATTCGACCATGTCGTGCCGCGCGCACAGGGTGGGCGTACGACATGGGAAAATGTCGTTACCTCCTGTTCCCCCTGCAATCTGCGCAAGGGCGGGCGGACGCCCAAACAGGCCGGCATGCCGCTGCATATCGAGCCGATCCGGCCGACCAGCTGGCATTTGCAGGAACATGGCCGCAGCTTTCCGCCAAACTATCTCCACGAAACGTGGCACGATTGGCTCTATTGGGACGTTGAGCTGGAAGCCTGA
- a CDS encoding enoyl-CoA hydratase/isomerase family protein — translation MTETVTYEVADHVATITLNRPERRNALNWDAYARLEAEFRRAVTDEEVRCVIVTGADPAFCSGDDVAEIMAGPDSFTARKAPPVVRHQPTPAAMAALECDKPVIAAVNGAAVGWGMELALYADIRLASEKAKFAELFIKRGLVCDVGGFYRLPSIVGPAKAAELLFTGDVIDAAEAARIGLVREVVPHDELMARARALAARIAANPPLALRYMKEGLRRAAYGDPRELGGWAIETIRRLMATEDHKEGVAAFMEKREPVFSGR, via the coding sequence TTGACCGAAACTGTTACCTACGAGGTCGCTGATCATGTCGCGACCATCACGCTCAATCGCCCGGAACGACGCAACGCGCTGAACTGGGATGCCTATGCCCGGCTCGAGGCAGAATTCCGGCGCGCGGTGACCGACGAGGAAGTGCGCTGCGTGATCGTCACGGGCGCCGATCCCGCCTTCTGCTCGGGCGACGACGTGGCCGAGATCATGGCCGGCCCCGATTCCTTCACCGCACGAAAGGCGCCGCCGGTGGTGCGCCACCAGCCGACACCAGCCGCCATGGCGGCGCTGGAATGCGACAAGCCGGTGATCGCCGCCGTGAATGGCGCTGCGGTCGGCTGGGGCATGGAGCTGGCGCTCTATGCCGATATCCGCCTCGCTTCGGAGAAGGCGAAATTCGCCGAGCTGTTCATCAAGCGCGGCCTGGTGTGCGATGTCGGCGGCTTCTATCGCCTGCCCTCCATCGTCGGGCCGGCCAAGGCCGCTGAGCTGTTGTTCACCGGCGACGTGATCGACGCGGCGGAAGCGGCGCGGATCGGCCTGGTGCGCGAGGTGGTGCCGCATGACGAGCTGATGGCGCGGGCCCGGGCGCTCGCCGCACGCATCGCCGCCAACCCGCCGCTGGCACTGCGCTACATGAAGGAAGGCCTGCGCCGCGCCGCTTATGGCGATCCGCGTGAGCTTGGCGGATGGGCGATCGAGACGATCCGCCGGCTGATGGCGACCGAGGACCACAAGGAGGGCGTTGCCGCCTTCATGGAGAAGCGCGAACCGGTCTTCAGCGGACGCTAG
- the gluQRS gene encoding tRNA glutamyl-Q(34) synthetase GluQRS, with protein MIVTRFAPSPTGRLHLGHAYSAILAHDRARAAGGRFLLRIEDIDGTRSRPEHVETIIADLAWLGLSWDGEVVRQSYRLPAYAAALDRLRDMGLLYRCYCTRAEIAAASLSAPHGAEPLYPGTCRSLAEQHSNRPHCWRLDMVRAVQAAGPLHWRDHGQTIAADPLSAGDVVLARKDAPASYHLAVTIDDAWQGVTDVVRGQDLFAATHVHRLLQALLGLPTPAYHHHALLTGPDGVRLAKRHGAPALADLRERGADGLALAAQLRAGRVPIGTGDP; from the coding sequence GTGATCGTCACCCGCTTCGCCCCCTCACCCACCGGCCGCCTCCATCTCGGCCATGCGTACAGTGCGATCCTAGCACATGACCGTGCCCGCGCAGCCGGCGGGCGGTTCCTGCTGCGGATCGAAGATATCGATGGCACGCGCAGCCGCCCGGAGCATGTCGAGACGATCATCGCCGATCTCGCCTGGCTCGGCCTCAGCTGGGACGGGGAGGTGGTTCGTCAGTCGTACCGCCTTCCCGCTTATGCCGCCGCTCTGGACCGGCTGCGCGACATGGGCCTCCTCTATCGCTGCTATTGCACCAGAGCGGAGATCGCCGCGGCCAGCCTGTCGGCCCCGCATGGCGCGGAGCCGCTCTATCCGGGCACCTGCCGGTCACTGGCGGAACAGCATTCCAATCGGCCGCACTGCTGGCGCCTCGACATGGTACGCGCGGTGCAGGCGGCGGGGCCGCTTCACTGGCGGGATCATGGCCAAACCATCGCTGCGGACCCGCTGTCCGCCGGCGACGTCGTGCTCGCGCGCAAGGATGCGCCCGCCAGCTATCACCTGGCCGTCACGATCGACGACGCATGGCAGGGCGTGACGGACGTGGTGCGCGGGCAGGATCTGTTCGCCGCCACCCATGTCCATCGCCTGCTTCAGGCGCTGCTCGGCCTGCCCACCCCTGCCTATCACCACCACGCGCTCCTCACCGGGCCGGACGGTGTTCGCCTCGCCAAGCGCCACGGGGCGCCAGCGCTGGCCGACCTTCGCGAGCGTGGCGCGGACGGGCTGGCGCTGGCGGCGCAGCTGCGCGCGGGACGGGTTCCCATCGGTACCGGCGATCCCTAA
- a CDS encoding twin transmembrane helix small protein, with protein sequence MQTFLVILLVAALIATLVALVRGIVAFLQNASAEARGTGPTGPTQSQLKSNKMMQQRILFQALAVIIVVVLLFSAGRT encoded by the coding sequence ATGCAAACCTTTCTGGTCATCCTCCTCGTAGCGGCGCTGATTGCGACGCTCGTCGCGCTGGTGCGCGGCATCGTCGCCTTTCTGCAGAACGCCAGCGCGGAGGCGCGGGGAACCGGCCCCACCGGGCCGACCCAGAGCCAGCTCAAGTCGAACAAGATGATGCAGCAGCGTATCTTGTTCCAGGCGCTCGCCGTCATCATCGTGGTCGTGCTGCTGTTCTCCGCCGGACGCACCTGA
- the egtB gene encoding ergothioneine biosynthesis protein EgtB: MQPREAPSHDDLSAQFARVRSLTQALVAPLSDADATVQSMDDASPAKWHLAHTSWFFETFILRDHVPGYRLHDPRFPFLFNSYYEAEGRRHARGRRGMITRPSLAEVMTYRAAVDAALIAAMPTLDGAVRDLVELGCHHEQQHQELLLTDILHLFSENPLEPAMWPAAPKVPVAMPGPIGWINRDEGVVEIGHDGQGFAFDCEGPRHRALLAPHSLADRTVTNGEWQSFIADGGYREPRWWLADGWAWLQRERIAAPLYWEERDGVWTRFGLDGRRPVDPAAPVTHVSFYEADAYASWAGARLPTEAEWEAAAADHDPAGGNQLDEARAIEPRPAIDAPAFFGNVWEWTGSAYRPYPGFAAADGAVGEYNGKFMSGQFVLRGGSCATPRGHARASYRNFFYPHQRWQFTGVRLARDR, encoded by the coding sequence ATGCAGCCGCGCGAAGCCCCCTCGCACGATGATCTGTCCGCGCAATTCGCCCGTGTCCGATCGCTGACCCAGGCGTTGGTCGCCCCGCTCAGCGATGCCGATGCCACCGTACAGTCGATGGACGATGCTTCCCCCGCCAAATGGCATCTGGCGCATACCAGCTGGTTCTTCGAAACCTTTATCCTGCGTGATCACGTGCCCGGCTATCGCCTGCACGATCCGCGCTTCCCGTTCCTGTTCAACAGCTATTACGAGGCGGAGGGGCGCCGCCACGCGCGCGGCCGCCGGGGCATGATCACACGCCCTTCCCTGGCGGAGGTCATGACCTATCGCGCGGCCGTGGATGCGGCGCTGATCGCCGCCATGCCAACCCTCGACGGTGCGGTGCGCGATCTGGTGGAGCTTGGCTGCCATCATGAGCAGCAGCATCAGGAATTGCTGCTGACCGACATTCTCCACCTCTTTTCGGAAAACCCGCTCGAGCCCGCCATGTGGCCCGCCGCCCCGAAGGTGCCGGTCGCGATGCCCGGCCCGATCGGCTGGATCAATCGTGACGAAGGCGTGGTCGAGATCGGGCATGACGGCCAGGGTTTCGCCTTTGACTGCGAAGGGCCGCGCCATCGCGCCCTGCTGGCGCCGCATTCGCTCGCCGATCGCACTGTTACCAACGGCGAATGGCAAAGCTTCATCGCCGATGGCGGCTATCGCGAGCCGCGCTGGTGGCTTGCCGACGGGTGGGCCTGGTTGCAGCGCGAGCGGATCGCCGCCCCGCTGTACTGGGAGGAGCGCGACGGCGTCTGGACCCGCTTCGGTCTGGACGGTCGCCGCCCGGTCGACCCCGCCGCGCCGGTTACCCATGTCAGCTTCTACGAGGCGGATGCCTATGCAAGCTGGGCAGGCGCCCGCCTCCCGACCGAGGCGGAGTGGGAAGCGGCCGCGGCCGACCATGACCCGGCCGGGGGCAATCAGCTTGACGAGGCGCGCGCGATCGAGCCGCGCCCTGCCATCGATGCCCCGGCTTTCTTCGGCAATGTGTGGGAATGGACCGGCAGTGCCTATCGCCCTTATCCCGGCTTTGCCGCCGCGGATGGCGCGGTGGGCGAATATAACGGCAAGTTCATGAGCGGCCAGTTCGTGCTGCGCGGGGGATCCTGCGCCACGCCACGCGGCCATGCGCGCGCCTCCTACCGCAACTTTTTCTACCCTCACCAGCGCTGGCAATTCACCGGCGTGCGGCTCGCCCGCGATCGCTGA